A single window of Anaerohalosphaeraceae bacterium DNA harbors:
- a CDS encoding sulfite exporter TauE/SafE family protein, whose translation MVQYLWLIPLGWCLGTLGTLIGAGGGFILVPVLLLLYPHAAAETLTSISLAVVFFNALSGSWAYGRMRCIDYKSGLWFAASAVPGAILGALTTDYIPRRPFNGIFGSLMLIFAVYLLFCRIREEKPAADSSGKSPKDNPIPQKNSGPAVSYNLQYGMGLSLVVGYLSSLLGIGGGIIHVPILVRFLKFPVHVAVATSHFILAVTAFTGTMVHIAAGSFAQGGVRRTLCLAVGALIGAQFGAAMAPRVRGVWIIRGLAIALFFVGIRLLGMVF comes from the coding sequence ATGGTACAGTATCTTTGGCTTATTCCGCTTGGATGGTGTCTGGGAACGTTGGGCACCCTGATAGGGGCGGGCGGCGGTTTTATTTTGGTGCCCGTTCTGCTTCTGCTCTATCCCCATGCGGCCGCGGAAACCCTTACCAGCATCTCGCTGGCTGTTGTTTTTTTCAATGCTTTATCGGGTTCTTGGGCGTATGGACGGATGAGATGTATCGACTACAAATCCGGTTTGTGGTTTGCTGCTTCTGCGGTGCCGGGCGCGATTCTCGGCGCATTGACTACGGATTATATTCCGCGACGGCCTTTTAACGGGATTTTTGGTTCCTTGATGCTCATTTTTGCAGTCTATTTGTTATTCTGTCGAATTCGTGAAGAAAAACCTGCCGCGGACAGCTCCGGGAAATCTCCAAAGGATAATCCAATTCCGCAGAAGAACTCCGGTCCAGCGGTTTCCTATAACCTTCAATATGGAATGGGATTAAGTTTGGTGGTCGGGTATCTTTCAAGCCTGCTGGGCATAGGCGGCGGGATCATTCATGTGCCGATTTTGGTCCGGTTTTTGAAATTTCCTGTCCATGTAGCTGTGGCAACTTCTCATTTTATTCTGGCTGTCACGGCTTTCACAGGGACGATGGTGCATATTGCGGCGGGTTCTTTTGCACAAGGAGGTGTCCGCCGAACCTTATGTCTGGCGGTAGGAGCCCTGATTGGAGCACAGTTCGGAGCGGCAATGGCTCCTCGGGTGCGGGGGGTATGGATTATTCGCGGTTTGGCGATTGCCCTTTTTTTTGTCGGGATTCGTCTGCTGGGAATGGTATTTTAA
- the argJ gene encoding bifunctional glutamate N-acetyltransferase/amino-acid acetyltransferase ArgJ, translating to MANKTITAPKGFLAAGLHCGIKASGRPDLALLYCPAGAAAAAVFTTNKIVSAAVTVCREHARSARTFAAVINSGNANACTGQKGIADAEKMCQTSAEHLHIHPEQVLIASTGIIGHPLPIQTVCEGIRKAADRLGNGVGAGMNFARAILTTDTKVKNAVRTVNLNGKTVTLAGTVKGAGMIGPNMATTLCILTTDAAIRKPLLQKALRTAVDQSLNRLTVDGHQSTNDTAMILASGLAGNRMIQKQDGAYRRFETALTELCLDLARQMALDAEGATRMFTVVIEGAASAAEARQAARAVANYDLVKCAVHGADPNWGRIICAVGSSGVRLNPEKLTCKIGQITVFRNGQPARFDPKKVSRIIAQKEHTITVYLGAGIYSDFCMGCDLSREYITINADYHT from the coding sequence ATGGCAAACAAAACGATTACGGCCCCAAAAGGGTTTCTGGCTGCCGGGCTGCATTGCGGCATTAAGGCCAGCGGCAGGCCGGACCTGGCCCTGCTGTACTGTCCGGCCGGTGCAGCAGCGGCGGCCGTCTTTACCACGAACAAAATTGTGTCGGCGGCGGTAACGGTTTGTCGGGAACACGCTCGAAGTGCCCGAACTTTTGCGGCGGTCATCAACAGCGGCAACGCCAACGCCTGCACAGGGCAAAAAGGGATTGCCGACGCCGAAAAGATGTGTCAAACCAGTGCTGAACATTTGCACATTCACCCGGAACAGGTTCTGATTGCCTCCACGGGCATCATTGGACATCCCCTGCCGATTCAAACCGTCTGCGAGGGGATTCGGAAAGCCGCCGACCGCCTGGGTAACGGGGTCGGGGCCGGAATGAATTTTGCCAGGGCCATTCTGACAACAGACACAAAAGTCAAAAACGCCGTTCGAACCGTCAACCTTAACGGAAAAACCGTGACGCTGGCCGGAACCGTCAAAGGGGCCGGAATGATTGGACCGAATATGGCTACGACGCTTTGCATTCTGACGACGGATGCGGCTATTCGCAAACCGCTTCTGCAGAAAGCGCTCCGCACAGCCGTGGACCAATCGCTGAACCGGCTGACGGTGGACGGGCACCAGAGCACCAACGATACGGCGATGATTCTGGCCTCCGGTCTGGCGGGCAATCGGATGATTCAGAAACAGGACGGAGCCTATCGCCGATTCGAAACCGCACTGACGGAGCTGTGCCTGGACCTGGCCCGGCAGATGGCCCTGGATGCGGAGGGGGCGACCCGAATGTTTACAGTCGTTATTGAGGGAGCAGCTTCGGCAGCTGAAGCCCGTCAGGCCGCCCGTGCAGTCGCCAACTATGATTTGGTCAAATGTGCGGTGCACGGAGCAGACCCAAACTGGGGACGGATCATCTGTGCCGTCGGGTCCAGCGGTGTTCGGTTAAATCCGGAAAAATTAACTTGTAAAATTGGGCAAATTACTGTATTTCGAAACGGTCAACCCGCACGATTCGATCCCAAAAAGGTCTCGCGGATTATCGCCCAGAAAGAACATACTATCACGGTATATCTGGGCGCAGGCATCTACAGCGATTTCTGCATGGGATGCGATTTAAGTCGTGAATACATAACGATTAATGCGGATTACCACACGTAA
- a CDS encoding carbon-nitrogen hydrolase family protein — protein sequence MNSGQLRIATCQFPVCADIAANAAHIASLMEAAAREKADIAHFSECALSGYASVDFESFENFDWDLLKSKMLDLLALAGKLKLWVVLGSSHRLTAPNKPHNSLYLISPEGKIADRYDKRFCTEWDLKHYTPGNHFVYFNIHGIKCSLLICFDLRFPELYRALYKEGVKVVFQSFYNARQQGPSIHSEIMRQTMQANAADNGFWVSMSNSCGWYCPYPSCFIQPDGRIIAQCPEHQEGLILNLVDLNQTFYDPSGPFRNLAIEGILTNGPESLEDRRSKERTIL from the coding sequence ATGAATTCAGGTCAGCTGCGGATTGCCACCTGTCAGTTTCCGGTTTGTGCGGATATTGCCGCCAATGCCGCCCATATTGCCTCGCTGATGGAAGCAGCCGCCCGGGAAAAAGCTGACATCGCTCACTTTTCGGAATGTGCCCTCAGCGGCTATGCGAGTGTGGACTTTGAGTCTTTTGAAAACTTTGACTGGGACCTGCTGAAAAGCAAGATGCTGGACCTTCTGGCGCTGGCTGGCAAGTTAAAACTTTGGGTGGTGCTGGGCTCAAGCCATCGGCTGACTGCCCCCAATAAACCACATAACAGTCTCTACTTAATCAGCCCGGAAGGGAAAATTGCAGACCGATATGATAAGCGTTTCTGCACGGAATGGGATTTGAAGCACTACACACCCGGCAACCATTTTGTCTATTTTAACATTCACGGGATAAAATGTTCTTTGCTAATTTGTTTTGACCTTCGGTTTCCGGAGCTGTACCGGGCGTTATATAAGGAAGGGGTCAAGGTGGTTTTTCAATCCTTTTATAATGCCCGCCAGCAGGGACCGAGCATTCATTCGGAGATTATGCGGCAGACAATGCAGGCGAATGCGGCAGACAACGGCTTTTGGGTGAGCATGTCCAACTCCTGCGGCTGGTATTGTCCATATCCGTCCTGCTTTATCCAGCCGGACGGTCGAATCATCGCTCAGTGTCCGGAACATCAGGAAGGGCTGATTCTGAATCTTGTGGACCTGAACCAAACCTTTTATGACCCGTCCGGGCCCTTCCGAAACCTGGCTATCGAGGGAATTTTGACCAACGGACCTGAATCCCTGGAAGACCGGCGATCGAAGGAAAGAACGATTCTGTAA
- a CDS encoding carboxymuconolactone decarboxylase family protein — protein MKKLEELSQKRKASHTKLISMKSKVYEKFIEMEQATYTDGHLPKGIKELIAVGISVSINCESCMQWHIEQAAKAGHTQEQVLEAIEVGIEMSGGPGTVAARFALDVIEDVFKK, from the coding sequence ATGAAGAAACTCGAAGAGTTGAGTCAGAAACGCAAGGCTTCACACACAAAATTGATTTCGATGAAATCAAAAGTATATGAAAAATTTATAGAAATGGAGCAGGCAACCTATACGGACGGTCATTTACCCAAAGGAATCAAAGAACTGATTGCTGTAGGGATCTCCGTATCCATAAACTGTGAGTCCTGCATGCAGTGGCATATCGAGCAGGCTGCCAAGGCAGGGCATACTCAGGAACAGGTTCTGGAGGCCATAGAGGTTGGGATTGAGATGTCAGGCGGTCCGGGGACCGTAGCCGCCCGATTTGCCCTGGATGTAATAGAGGATGTCTTTAAAAAATAA